A DNA window from Hydractinia symbiolongicarpus strain clone_291-10 chromosome 6, HSymV2.1, whole genome shotgun sequence contains the following coding sequences:
- the LOC130647386 gene encoding uncharacterized protein DDB_G0285291-like, giving the protein MFRSMQVRFALILLTTFEVSSKECKFRKWLGCSSKQRNLSHKSTTLSYTYAKKISMEARGDIKKILKLPNAKEKIQTDKKSQVYEIRTLPLNGGQINRLQLSHRFENVNILEIQQSQRTKRDKRQQHLKQKQILQKSHQQYLVDLQQLQLKLLLEQKQLKKEREEKLVQLQLLLLQKRQLQNEQTQH; this is encoded by the exons atgtttcgaTCAATGCAAGTAAGATTTGCGTTGATTTTACTTACCACATTCGAAGTTAGTTCAAAGGAATGCAAATTTCGAAAATGGTTGGGATGTTCTAGTAAACAACGAAACCTGTCACATAAAAGTACCACACTGTCTTATACAT ATGCGAAAAAAATAAGTATGGAAGCACGCGGCgacataaaaaaaatactgaaacTCCCAAATGCAAAAGAAAAGATTCAAACCGATAAAAAGAGCCAAGTATATGAAATACGAACGTTGCCTTTAAATGGTGGTCAAATAAATCGTTTGCAATTGTCacatcgttttgaaaatgtaaacattctggAAATTCAACAATCACAACGAACTAAACGTGATAAGCGAcaacaacatttaaaacaaaaacagatacTACAGAAGTCGCATCAACAATACTTGGTAGATCTGCAACAGCTGCAGTTGAAACTGCTGCTAGAACAAAAGcaactaaaaaaagaaagagaagaaaagCTAGTTCAACTGCAGTTACTACTGCTGCAAAAACGTCAACTGCAAAACGAACAGACGCAACACTAG